The DNA segment TATCAGCGGCCGCCCAGCGGCTCCCTCCGACCGGACCAAAATAGCTGCGAACGCCTGCGACTTGCGCGTCCCTCACTCTCTGCGCGCCCGGCCCGCTGCGCGCCTCGAGGGGGCGGAGGGCCGGCGGGGGGTGGGGCGGCCGCGGAGGCCGGCAGCGCGGAGGCGCGGGATCGGCGGGCGCGCTGGCCGCCCCGCGTTAACCCCTCGAGGGCAGGCGGCGGCGGGAGCGGCGTTCATACATAAGAGCACTGCATCACGCTAATCTTCTCCCAGAACAGTATGCGTCAGCAGTACATTCACGTTCTGACTGAAGGACAAAAGGATGAGAGAGCAGTCTGCGCGGCTGCCGCCTGCACCACCGCGAGCCCGGCGCGAGGAGGAGACGGTGGGCGCCGCGCACAGGGGGTCCGCTGCTGCCCCCGCCGCTAGCCGCCGGGGACCATGTTCCCGGGCTCCGAAGCGCTCCCCGCCGCCGCGACCCCCGCTGCTCACGCCGCCGCAGCCTGCGCGCAGCCCTGTCTCTGAAGGCGCCGCGCTCGGACGCCGCGAGCTCGCTCTTTCGGTACAGAGGCCAGGCGGGCGGCGCGCCGGGGCCCGGCCGCGGCGGGGGGCGGCGGGTGGCTGCGCGCCCTCGGGGGCCGCCGCCGGCCCCGCGCCTGCCTCCGGACTCCCTGAAGGGCCTGCGGTATCGGCGCGCCCCGACACGCGCTTCCCAGCGCGGACCCGGTGAGGTGCATCCTCCCGCCGGTGCCCCTCGGGGCCGCACTGACTGCTGCTCCCCGCGCCCGGAACCAGGACTGGAAACTCCGCCAGTTTCCCTTTTTAACCCTTGCGCGCAGGAAAAGGCGAGGAAGGGGGGGTGTGTCTGGGGAAGGCGCGGAGCCGGACACCTCCTCTTAACCCTCGCGGCCCCGCGCGCCGACGACTGCAATCCGCGGTGCCAGCCCGAGCGGCCGACAAAGGAGAGCGCAGCGCAGCGGTGGCCGGGCGGCTCGGGCCCTCGCTCCCTCCGGCAGCGCGGAGCCGCGGGCTGGGGGCGCCGGAGGCACACTTTGGCGATGAAGCGGCTCTCCCCTAGGCTGGCGCGAGCCGGTGCCAGGGTCCAAGGACAAAGCAGGGAAGCGCTGGTGGCGCCGCTCCCCGGGCGGAGGGGGGGGCATGCACCTGCATAGCCCACCGGGCCTCGGCTCTCCCGGGTGCGCCTCAACTCCGCGGCTTCGCCCGATCTGGCTCCGGATTGACTAGAAGCCATTTtgtctcccccacccctcccttctcctttcccctcccctcccctctgccctcccagccCCCACCACTTCCCCCCTTTTGTTAATTAAAACTAAGAAGTGAGAATGGGAACGATGTGCCCAGCTCCCGTGGAGAAAGCTTAAAGACACCACGCCAattccttccttccaaggtaggTGACAGCGAATTGGGTGGGGAGGGTTGCAATCTGGGAGCAAAGTCCGAGCTTTTGGAGGGCTGGCTGCAGGGTGGGGGCTGGCCGGTGAGGAGCCGCTCTTCAGTTTGGCGTGGTGTTTGTTGGCCGATCTGCTCCGTCTCTAAtcgccccctccccacctctttCTCCAGATGGAAAGAGGAGCTCCTAGCTCACTTAAGCCGGGGTAGGGCTGGTTCTCCTTTCCGAGCCAAAATCCCAGGCGCTGGTGAATTATGAACGTGCCACACCATGAAGCTCTTGTGGCAGGTAACTGTGCACCACACCTGGAATGCCGTCCTGCTCCCCGTCGTCTACCTCACGGCGCAAGTGTGGATTCTGTGTGCAGCCATTACTGCTGCCGCCTCGGCCGGGCCCCAGAACTGCCCCTCCGTCTGCTCTTGCAGTAACCAGTTCAGCAAGGTGGTGTGCACCCGCCGGGGCCTCTCTGAGGTCCCTCAGGGCATTCCCTCCAACACCCGGTACCTCAACCTCATGGAAAACAATATTCAGATGATCCAGGCTGACACCTTTCGACACCTCCACCATCTGGAGGTCCTGCAGCTGGGTAGGAACTCCATCCGGCAGATTGAGGTGGGGGCCTTCAACGGCCTGGCCAGCCTCAACACCCTGGAGCTGTTTGACAACTGGCTGACAGTCATCCCCAGCGGGGCCTTTGAGTACCTGTCCAAGCTGCGAGAACTCTGGCTTCGCAACAACCCCATCGAGAGCATCCCCTCTTACGCCTTCAACCGGGTGCCCTCCCTCATGCGCCTGGACTTGGGGGAGCTAAAGAAACTGGAATATATCTCTGAGGGAGCTTTTGAGGGACTGTTCAACCTCAAGTACCTGAACTTGGGCATGTGCAACATTAAAGATATGCCCAATCTCACCCCCCTGGTGGGGCTGGAGGAGCTGGAGATGTCAGGGAACCACTTCCCTGAAATCAGGCCTGGCTCCTTCCATGGCCTAAGCTCCCTCAAGAAGCTCTGGGTCATGAACTCACAGGTCAGCTTGATTGAGCGGAATGCTTTTGATGGGCTGGCCTCGCTTGTGGAACTCAACTTGGCCCACAATAACCTGTCTTCTTTGCCCCATGACCTCTTCACCCCATTGAGGTACCTGGTGGAGTTGCACCTACACCATAATCCTTGGAACTGTGATTGTGACATTCTTTGGCTAGCCTGGTGGCTTCGGGAGTACATACCCACCAACTCCACCTGCTGTGGCCGCTGTCATGCTCCCATGCACATGCGAGGCCGCTACCTGGTGGAGGTAGACCAGGCCTCCTTCCAGTGCTCTGCCCCCTTCATTATGGATGCCCCTCGGGACCTCAATATCTCTGAGGGTCGGATGGCAGAACTTAAGTGTCGGACTCCCCCTATGTCCTCTGTGAAGTGGTTGCTGCCCAATGGGACAGTGCTCAGCCATGCCTCCCGCCACCCACGGATCTCTGTCCTCAACGATGGCACCTTGAACTTTTCCCATGTGCTGCTCTCAGACACTGGGGTATACACATGCATGGTGACCAACGTGGCAGGCAACTCCAATGCCTCGGCTTACCTCAATGTGAGCACGGCCGAGCTCAACACCTCCAACTATAGCTTCTTTACCACAGTCACAGTGGAGACCACTGAGATCTCACCTGAGGACACTACACGCAAGTATAAGCCTGTTCCTACCACGTCCACTGGTTACCAGCCGGCATATACCACCTCTACCACGGTGCTCATTCAGACCACCCGTGTACCCAAGCAGGTGGTGGTACCCACGGCAGACACCAATGACAAGATGCAGACCAGCCTGGATGAGGTCATGAAGACCACCAAGATCATCATTGGCTGCTTTGTGGCAGTGACTCTGCTAGCTGCCGCCATGTTGATTGTCTTCTATAAACTTCGTAAGCGGCACCAGCAGCGGAGTACAGTCACAGCCGCCCGGACAGTTGAGATTATCCAGGTGGATGAAGATATCCCGGCGGCAGCATCCGCGGCAGCAACAGCGGCTCCATCCGGTGTATCAGGTGAGGGGGCAGTGGTGCTGCCCACAATTCATGACCATATTAACTACAACACCTACAAACCAGCACATGGGGCCCACTGGACAGAAAACAGCCTGGGGAACTCTCTGCACCCCACAGTCACCACTATCTCTGAACCTTATATAATTCAGACCCACACCAAGGACAAGGTACAGGAAACTCAAATATGACCCCCCCTTCCCCCCAAAACTTACAAAATGCAACAgaatgcgcacacacacacacacacacacaaaaaaaagacagcaacTTTTGTACAGAGTGGGGAGAGACTTTTTCTTGTATATGCTTATATATTAAATCTATGGGCTGGTAAAAGAAACagattatattaaaatttaagaacaaaaaattaaaacaaaactattttCTAACTTGTAAGTTCTATTtaaagggggagggagaaggggatcTTGGGAACATTGCGGGATAGAAACCACAGGTCAACTTGCTATGCTGCCAGGAGGGATTTCTGGTATAAGGTTGAAACTGCTAAGACAAAATCAACTCAAACAACAACATATGTCCCTGAAGAGGGAGAGTGTAGGCTGCTGAGGAGGTAGGAGGGATAGACAGAATCTGTCATTTTTTAGAAGATGCTTCATAGGATATAGGAAATACCCGTTTCTACAGACATCTTCCTTAAGCTGAGAGCCGTCTTTGCAGGtttatcttctttaaaaaaaaaaaaaaaaaatatatatatatatatatatacaaaaaaagcaCCAAGAATTTGTATTGTGCCAAAATGTTGAGAGgcaataattctttttttcttcagagaCCATGGGGAAGTCAGACCTGTCAGCTTACTTTAGACAGGAAAACCACTACAGTTCCAATGAATCCTTAAAGGGGTTGAGTCTGTAGGTCTACGTGCCCAGGTCTCCGGCTTGCGCACTGGGCACTGGGACATGCGTGTGCCTTGCCTGACGGCGCTtcaggaaggagaagggagggaaggagctgGCTTAGCTCCGTCAGATGCTTTCACACTGCACCAGATCCTGCAGCTTGGCTTAACCCCCTCTGTGCAAGTCACGTGTGTAGTCAGGGTTTCCCAAGAGGCAGTGGCCCCTGAGGGGGGTGCGGCAGCAGggagagggtgggaagggagggtagGAGCCAAGGACGTATTCACAGGAGGCCATCAGTTAGCACGGGGCCATGTCCACCTGTTGTTCTGGGTATCTGACAAATGATTCTAGACAATGATTGCATTTTACGATTTTTTAAACAGGTCTTATTTGTTTTAGGGTGGCGAGGGAAGAGAGGCTGGGTGTGGGGAGCTTGGGGGAGTGGAAGCTTTTCTCATACCTGCGATTTGGTGACTATTCTAAATGCTGATTCATTAGGGATTATTCCTGCTGATGTCAACTGGTTGTGGGGACAGGGAGGGGGCACACCACAAGTacagacaaaaaaagagagaCGGAAAGGGCACAGGCTCGTTCAAAGTAATGAAGCCTTTCCCAACTAGGATGGTCCACAAAAAAGACGTGAaatccacagttcaaagtgtcaCACGTGCTCACAAGCGAGTCCTGCGTTGGTGTCCTGTTGAAGGGGCACAGTAAGGGGAAGGCTTCCCTCTCCCAGGCCTGCCTCGGTAGGAGGGGGCACAGACGGGGCGGACGGGGCTGGGGAAGGCAGAGCTCTCTGTTGTTCTGGTCCATTTAATGATGTaacttctttcatttattttagctTTAAAACGAAATAAAGCATTCAGTTTTGAAAGGGGGTGGGATGGGTGGGGGGGAATGCCAACAAAAGAACACTGATTGTAATGTGAGAAAAgtgtatttttgtattttaataaatattgttcGATTTGTAATTCAGTGTCCCCAAAGGGTTAAATTGAATAAGACCCTGAATCTATAGGTTCTCATGAACAATCAAGTCATTTCTATTTAAAGGGGTGCAGGGGggcagggagaaagagagaggaaggggaggggagagagaaggtgtgagagaaaaaatgttaattttttttttaagtaagggaAAATGCTAAAGCTGTCAACACCCTTTCCTTAGCTTAAATAAAACCACCCCACTCTAGCGTACCTTCCATGAGCTGAGTGTGTTAGTCCCTGCCTTTGCTGAGGGGTGGGGGGTATAACCACATTCCCTCTGCCCTGGAAGAGCAGGGGAAATGGGTCAGCCTCAGCTCCTGGGGACTGGCCAGAAGTTAAATGCCACCTCAGCAGAAGCTGCTGGCCAGGCAGCACCAGCTCTACTGAAGGACCCTGGGGGACCTGGATTTGAGAGGTCTGCAATAACCTTGTTTGGCTGAAATTTCCCATAGGAAGTGTTGCTTTGGTTATCTGAGTGCTAAACAGTGAACCttgtcttggtggtggtgggtgtcTGTCTCCTGACACTGCGTACTGACGTCCAGGGAGGCTGCAGGCACCGAGACCCTGGGTTGCTTCAGTGCTCGTATTTACACTAATGCAGGGACTCAGGACTGAGTGGGTGTGAGCTGGCACTGAAGATGGAGAGAGGCAGGCAGCACTCTGCAGCAGTTAAAGAATGGCTAAGAAAGGGCCAAGTCTTGATCCTCAGGGGGTATATGTATAGTTTCTGGGTAAACCCAGTAAAAATGGGCAGTCTGAGATACGTGGGCACACACTTATAAAATGCTGCTCAGGTTTCCAGGCTCCCAGTCCTAGTCCTCTCTGTGCTCCATTCCTGCCCTCTccccaataaaaagaaagaaaacagcagcaGAGTAAAAGGTGGGACTTGTCTGGGACCAGCTGAAAAACCTAGAAATTGTCCATTTTCCTACTGCCGCAAGACTAACTCAAGCTCTTTAGAACAACTTTCTGGACCCGCATTCAGAGGCGACTGTGGGAGTCAGGAAGCTGCTGCttcagaaatgagatggggagCCAATTTCCTAATACCCCTCCTTTTTTGATAGCCATCCGGGCGACCAGGGCACTACGTGGCAGCTCTGGAATGATTTGCGTCTGCAGTGAACAAGGTCTGAGGAGAGAGGTAAAAGGCCTAAAACAGAAAGAGggagagtaccagaacagggctgGTTCCCACCCATTTGTCCTGGGGGCTGCGCTTATTCAGGTCTTGGGATGGAGGCAGAACTGCTCTCCAGAAGGACCCTCAAAGGAGCTGGAAACCTGAGAATATGGCTCCTAGGTATAAGAATCCTCAGAGCCGCAGGGTAATTTCTTTCCCCGTGGGGCCGACCCTCTGACCTGGGGCACTGTTTCAGCTTTTGAAGCAGGTCTGCTTTGCTATAATATTGGGCCTGTCCTCCCCTGTAAAAGCACTTGGGACAGCTTTTCAGGGAGGAGTCCCATGGACACCTAAGTGCAGCCTTTAATGCTGTGGGCGACTCATTACTAGGGCCTGGCCAAGCTGTAGTTTGTTACCTGGGAAGGGAATTTGGGCTGTAGCTCTTCAGGGGGGTAGTTACAGCAACACGTCAAAGAGAAAGACTTTGCTGCTGATTATATGGAGTTAGAGAATTTCCCTTCTAGAGTTTTTTAAAGGCTGTGAAAAATAATTTAGTCTAATCCCTTCGCATTTTATGGTCAAGGAAACTGAGCCCCAGAGAAACGGAAAGACATATCCAAGGTCATACGGCCAGTTAGTAGAAGAGGTGGGAGCCAGATTAGGCCTCTTAACTCCCAAGTCAAACGTATGTTCTCACTCAGGCCCTTACTGGCTCTCCAGAACATATTTCTTTCCTTGCCAATATGCAGTTAAAATAGGACCTTCCTACAGATACCTTTTGTGTTCTATCTGCTTCCTCTTGGGGCTGTTCAATCTCCTTCAGAACCAGCTAGACTGCCCTTCAGGGCCTGACCGGAGCTTGACCACAGGGGCCCTGCATTGGTTAGGGGCCACTTGTGCTCATTGAGGGGTTAGATTCTCAGGCTGCACACAATAGCTTCCTGGTTTTTAGGCCCAATGGCAGACAAACgaagggggaaggggaaggagatcaggcagggCGTTCCCATAGCAAAAGTGGCCTGGCCTTCCTGCAACCTTGGAAGCTTTGCAGAGAAGAGGATTGACTGTGGTCTTAAAGTACCTACTGGAGCAAGTTCTCCATAGTGGGGTGGTTTCTGCTGATTTGGCTCCACCGTGTACCCCAGCTCTTTCAATGCCATGCTGTGGCTGCCACTCCCATACTCTGCACCAGGCCCTTCAGTGTAATGCTGCATCCTACTGTCATGAAGGCAAAGGCAGACAGGCTAGTTTCTAAGGTCTTGAGACATTAGCTTTTTCTTGGCTGTTTAGCATATATTGGGGCCAATTGCTTGGGATATGCTGTGTGGGACAACACAGCTGAGTCTCTGCAAGACAATTTCTGTTGGTGGTGGAGAAGAGGGCCAGAGGCCATCGCCACTAGTTGAGACCCTGGCTTCCTTCAGTGGTGATGGGTAGAGACTAGGAGAGTGCTAAGCGGACCTCTCGCCCCAGGCTTCTACCTCAGGGGTCCAGAGCCCATAATGAAGGCTAACACTTTACTGCAACAAAGCAGCAGGGGcttaaaattagagaaaagagagagagagagagaacatttaTATCCAAACATATGTCTGATTTTATCTCCTCTGCTGGCACTCAGCACTCCATGCCATTGGCTAACGCTGGCACCTTTCACGCcatttctaatcctgcctcagctAAACTGGAAGGGAGCTTTTGGCTCAAAGTGCCTCTCTCGGTCTCCATCCATTCAGAAAGCACCCTGTCCCCTTGCAGGGGGAAAGAATGATTTGAGCAGTGGATTGaggttattttcatctttgctttaaatgaaaatgaagtaAATTACTTCTTGAAGAAGGGATAAAGCCTTCAGGAAGTAGATCAGTGAAACACAGATATCCGCAGAGCAATGTAGCCTAGTGCTCACAAGTATAGACTCTGGAgccagtctcctgcatggaaccCCAGCTCTATCGCTTATTAGCTGTGTTAACTTTGGGCAAATACTTaacctctcagtgcctcagtttcttcatctgtaaaatggagataaaattaGCATCTGCCTCACTACTTCATAGATTGTTGGGAGAATTGAaagtttctatatatatatatatcttcatgcctagaacaatgcctggcatacagtGAGTGCTATATAGGTCATAGCTCTCATTACTTGACTATATACACAAGGGTACACCCCCAGTCACCACTTCTATCGTTGAACCTCATTGTCTGTGTCAAAAAGAACATGCCTATTGAGCTATTCTGGAGAAGGAAGATGGTTTATCCAGAAGTCAGGGGCAGCACCATCTGTAAGTCCAAGCACTGTAATAAAGGGTTGTACTTTCTTTCACAGGAAAACCCTATCTTAATGCTCTGATCCCTAGATCAGCTCTACAATTGGCCCAAGGTACTATCTTTGTCTAGCAATAGACACCTATCCTTGGGGTGAGCCAGAAGAAATTCAgtgtgctgctgcagctgctgtggCACAGGCCAAGGGCTGGGACAAGACATAGCTACCTGGGAAGCCTTGGTCCTTTACCAAGAAGGCAGTCTTTCTTAGAGGCCTCTCCACCTAGCCCTGCATCTACTGCAATTAAGCAACATTATCTGGAAGTCAGTGATGAAATCCTCCCCGACTGTGAAGCCTTATCAGGGGCAGGAATTGGCAGGGGGCGCCTAGAGGGAGATGGTAGCACAGAGAGGATTGCTGGGAGCTTCCAAGCAGTATTAAGACAACCTGGAGAAAAGGGCAGAAAAAAGCACCATAATTTGAGGAAGTGCAAGAAGAATGGAGCTATATGGCTAACGGTCTGCAATGCACTTGAGGAGGGAAGCCAGGGAGATCCCTCTGCTTAGCAGGCAGGAGGCTGGCTGGACCCTGGATGGAGGAGGACTGGTGGCGTGAAATTCATGCCAATGCAAAGGAAGAGAAGGTGGGGAGATCAGCTTTCCAAGAGAAGCCTAAGAAAGAATGCATTTTGATTTCCTAATGAGAGGCTTGAATTAGATTTTAGGATGATCGCAGGTTTTATTCTCTGGTACATGCCAGCTGTGCCATCAGTACCCAGGCCAAACCACCTACCACAACAGTCCTGCTTCCAATCCTAGAGGCTGGCCACTGCTTGGGGATGCAACCCATCCCTCAGGGCTGTAATCTAATTCTGACCCTACCAGGCTCACTCAGGGGTCTGCTCTGAACCTGTGTCTTCATTTCTACAGAGGCATAGTCATGGGGAGAGATGTGAGGAGGGGATACTTGCTGTTTATACATGAAAAGCGTACTACTGCAGAAGGAGGGTGTTATATAAATCAGGTTTTCCCATAAAAATAATGATGGCTGTGAGTTCAGTGCACATGAACTCTGACTGTGAGTCAGAGAGATTAGGCCTAAGTCTGTGGGGGATACCCCTGGGAGAAGCTGTCTTGTCAAAGGAAGTTAGGATTTTAAAGGGTGGTCTTGTCTTCCCTAGCTTAACCCATTAAGAAGATTTCTGAACCTACACTAAGGAAGCATTGAGCTTCAAGGCTACTCTAATGCTAGGTGTGGGGGCTCCGTGAGATCAAAGTAATATTTAGCCTTTCAGGTCCATTCATTCTGTGCACCTAGGAACAATACTAACGCAAGTGGTGATGTTTAGATCAGTTACCACATACCAAAGGAGCAGTCCTTGAGCCACTTGTTTCTTTAATATCCTACCCTTTTAGACCcccactaatcaaaaaaaaaatttaaatctcaTACCAAGTTTTCTCTCCCATAATCCCCATTTCATGACAGGACCTAGGACATCCTGTAAGATCCCTGCATTCTAGAAGAATGatggccctttcttccttctaaCAGTTCCCATGCTGTTTTGTCTCCAAGGCTCTCCCCTTAATCTGTAGTCTCTTACAGTTCCTTTAAGGTCTCTTCTCAGCCCTGGTTTCTCAGTGTCTCTGAGCTGGTACTGATTTAGTCACTAGATAAGTCATTCTACCTGCTCAGTGAGTCAGCAAGGATGACTGAGAAGAGCTTTCACACACTAACTGTTCCTTGGGCAAAGTTTGGTTTCCTGCCCTGGGGCTACTTCTTCCCAGTCTTCAAGGCCTGGCTTCTTCCCTCTACCTACCCACTCACCCCAGGTTCATTAAGATCATTCAGACAGCTTCTCCTACTCAGGTttcttcttttggtgaagtgaaTGAGTTACAGGCAGCACACCATAGAGGCAGGTCCCTGCCTGGCGCAGCCTGTGTTTGTAGGAATGCTGGCGCATTCTCACATTAGGCCTAGCACAGACCCAGAAATGGAGCTGAGGCCTGAGATACCAACAGCCTGCCAACCACAGTAGTTACAAGTTATAATCTATTACCATTGCAAGAAGACTTAATTTCTGGACTTAAAGGAAGTCGGCTAATACCTTATCCTATTAGCGTCTGGCCTGTGTGAATTGACAATGGTTTCCTTCTGACATGACAGCATATTCTTCCAATTCATCTCTTTAAGGCTGAGGAAGGGGAAGTctggaggaagaaaggagggaggaaaagaaaagccTAAGGAAGAGACTGCTAAAGGCACCAGGGAAAGGGAAGCTTATTTTACTTGTCTGTTTTGCTATTAGAAATGGAGAGAGGGGCCTTGGAGAGAGACATGGCCAGTCTGAGCTATCTCAGATGATGTTTGCATTGCATTTCCATTCTCTCGTGAGGACAGTGATTGCAACTGCTGGGTGTGCTGTGTCCAAGTGGGTCAGAAACAAGTTCCTGGAGCTATAGAGGAAGCACGGATACAACCAGAATAAAGAATGGGTCTCTTCTGTGCTCTTCTTGTCTCAGTCCATTGTGCCTGCTGGGGAGCTTTCTCTTTCCTTGATCTCTCTTCCCCACTCTAATGGGGAAGTCCACATCTGCTCTGACCAGCGGTACATGTCAGCTGAAGGCACCTTCTCATCTGGGTGTTGTCAAGGCTGGCTGACCTTTTACCAGCAATGAACACAGAATAGAATGAGTGAGGGTCTATTTGTGGCTTCTAACTtcggggtggagccctggtggtgcagtgcttaagagctacggctgctaaccaaaaggtcagcagttcaaatccaccagccgctccctggaaaccctatggggcagttctactttgtcctatagagttgttatgattTCAAATTGgcatgacggcaatgggttaacttCAGAGATGTGGGGACAGTGAAGAGAACTCCCAAGTTAATTCAGAAAATCTACATGAATCCTCTCTTTTTGTTTACGAAGAAAGGGAAGCCCAGGGAGATGTGCCTTGTCTAGTACCACACAGCTGGTGAGGCTGAC comes from the Elephas maximus indicus isolate mEleMax1 chromosome 8, mEleMax1 primary haplotype, whole genome shotgun sequence genome and includes:
- the LRRC4 gene encoding leucine-rich repeat-containing protein 4 — its product is MKLLWQVTVHHTWNAVLLPVVYLTAQVWILCAAITAAASAGPQNCPSVCSCSNQFSKVVCTRRGLSEVPQGIPSNTRYLNLMENNIQMIQADTFRHLHHLEVLQLGRNSIRQIEVGAFNGLASLNTLELFDNWLTVIPSGAFEYLSKLRELWLRNNPIESIPSYAFNRVPSLMRLDLGELKKLEYISEGAFEGLFNLKYLNLGMCNIKDMPNLTPLVGLEELEMSGNHFPEIRPGSFHGLSSLKKLWVMNSQVSLIERNAFDGLASLVELNLAHNNLSSLPHDLFTPLRYLVELHLHHNPWNCDCDILWLAWWLREYIPTNSTCCGRCHAPMHMRGRYLVEVDQASFQCSAPFIMDAPRDLNISEGRMAELKCRTPPMSSVKWLLPNGTVLSHASRHPRISVLNDGTLNFSHVLLSDTGVYTCMVTNVAGNSNASAYLNVSTAELNTSNYSFFTTVTVETTEISPEDTTRKYKPVPTTSTGYQPAYTTSTTVLIQTTRVPKQVVVPTADTNDKMQTSLDEVMKTTKIIIGCFVAVTLLAAAMLIVFYKLRKRHQQRSTVTAARTVEIIQVDEDIPAAASAAATAAPSGVSGEGAVVLPTIHDHINYNTYKPAHGAHWTENSLGNSLHPTVTTISEPYIIQTHTKDKVQETQI